From Helicobacter sp. 12S02232-10, the proteins below share one genomic window:
- the dapB gene encoding 4-hydroxy-tetrahydrodipicolinate reductase, producing MKIGVFGASGRIGRLLIEEISKSKTFTLGSVFIRKELNFALPENTFVTNDIESFIQHCEIVIDFSLPNATLSLLNAALKKPLPIVSGTTGLDKKAFDLIKELSKFVPVLYATNMSKGIAMLNKILPIVTQGLSEADIEICEIHHRHKKDAPSGTALSLGETCAKAKNLDLEKVRVSSRDGNIGERKQNEIAIMSLRGGDVAGRHTVGFYMDGEYLEFTHNATSRLTFAKGALDAAKWLIKQEKGLYGIQDIFSKF from the coding sequence TTGAAAATAGGCGTATTTGGAGCAAGTGGCAGAATAGGAAGGCTATTGATTGAAGAAATAAGCAAAAGTAAAACATTCACTCTAGGAAGTGTTTTTATTCGCAAAGAATTAAATTTCGCGCTTCCAGAAAACACTTTTGTAACCAATGATATCGAAAGTTTTATCCAACATTGTGAAATCGTAATAGATTTTTCATTGCCAAATGCAACCTTATCGCTTTTAAATGCAGCCTTAAAAAAACCTCTTCCAATTGTTTCAGGAACTACCGGACTTGATAAAAAGGCATTTGATTTGATCAAAGAACTTTCAAAATTCGTCCCCGTTCTATATGCGACCAATATGTCTAAAGGCATAGCAATGCTCAATAAAATCCTACCCATAGTTACACAAGGATTGAGTGAAGCTGATATTGAAATCTGTGAAATCCATCATCGACACAAAAAGGACGCTCCAAGCGGGACAGCCCTTTCATTGGGAGAAACTTGTGCAAAAGCTAAAAACCTTGATCTTGAAAAAGTCAGAGTCTCAAGCAGAGATGGAAATATTGGCGAAAGAAAGCAAAACGAAATTGCCATTATGAGTCTTAGAGGAGGAGATGTAGCAGGCAGACATACAGTCGGATTTTATATGGATGGAGAATATTTGGAATTCACTCATAATGCTACTTCTCGCCTCACTTTTGCTAAAGGTGCGCTGGATGCTGCAAAATGGCTCATAAAGCAGGAAAAAGGTCTTTATGGGATTCAAGATATATTTTCAAAATTTTGA
- the trxB gene encoding thioredoxin-disulfide reductase, giving the protein MIDLAIIGGGPAGLSAGLYATRGGIKNVVLFEKGMPGGQITGSSEIENYPGVKEVVSGLDFMQPWQEQCFRFGLKHEMTEVSQVTKEGKNFKIHTNDGKVTEAKSVIITTGGRPKRTGIKGESEFWGKGVSTCATCDGFFYKNKEVAVLGGGDTALEEAIFLTKMCKKVYLIHRRNEFRAAPITIEHAKSNEKIEFLTPNVVEEIKGDQNGVSSVVIKNTQNNEIKELKVPGIFIFVGYDVNNAILKQDNGNMLCECDQYGSVIVDLSMKTNIEGLFAAGDIRIKAPKQVVCAAGDGATAALEAISYLDSHK; this is encoded by the coding sequence ATGATTGATTTAGCAATTATTGGTGGAGGACCAGCAGGCTTATCAGCAGGGCTTTATGCTACTAGAGGGGGTATAAAGAATGTGGTCTTATTTGAAAAAGGAATGCCTGGTGGGCAAATTACTGGAAGTAGCGAAATAGAAAACTATCCAGGCGTTAAAGAGGTTGTCAGCGGTCTTGATTTTATGCAACCATGGCAAGAACAATGTTTTCGTTTTGGTCTTAAACACGAAATGACGGAAGTATCTCAAGTCACTAAAGAAGGAAAAAATTTTAAAATTCATACCAATGATGGTAAAGTTACAGAAGCAAAAAGCGTTATCATCACTACTGGAGGACGTCCAAAAAGAACGGGCATTAAAGGTGAAAGCGAATTTTGGGGAAAAGGAGTAAGCACTTGTGCAACCTGTGATGGTTTTTTCTACAAAAATAAAGAAGTTGCCGTTCTTGGTGGTGGGGATACAGCTCTTGAAGAAGCTATATTTTTAACAAAAATGTGTAAAAAAGTCTATCTTATTCACAGGAGAAATGAATTCAGAGCTGCACCCATCACAATTGAACACGCCAAATCAAATGAAAAAATTGAATTCCTCACTCCAAATGTCGTAGAAGAAATCAAAGGCGATCAAAATGGAGTATCTTCAGTAGTAATCAAAAATACTCAAAATAATGAAATAAAAGAATTGAAAGTTCCTGGAATTTTCATATTTGTAGGCTATGATGTGAATAATGCTATCCTCAAGCAAGATAATGGAAATATGCTTTGTGAATGTGATCAATACGGCTCAGTAATTGTAGATCTTTCAATGAAAACAAATATAGAGGGCTTATTTGCAGCCGGAGACATTCGTATCAAAGCCCCTAAACAAGTTGTTTGCGCAGCCGGAGATGGGGCGACTGCAGCGCTTGAAGCTATCTCATATCTAGATTCTCATAAATAA
- a CDS encoding bifunctional indole-3-glycerol phosphate synthase/phosphoribosylanthranilate isomerase — protein sequence MTEVLEKIAHKRGEKIQKLGFGFGFSIPSERKVPLSPCFESNLPLIIAEIKRASPSAGHIGEIPDPVLLAKNYINNGAKVISVLTEEDHFGGSLKDLMEVKNAFKNISVLRKDFIQYPEEIKISYLAGADLVLLIVAMFMENEQKEAVFKEILLECQKYSLTPLIEIHNEQECQFALKYNPSLLGINSRNLRTFEIDKNKALHLKTKIPKSIKTIFESGIQSSFDGYLAGTFGFDGILCGSYLVKSQDKNENLPNLIKAYTKAQNHQNLFYPKVFKSIYENSFPLVKICGITDLDDAFSAAESGADMIGFILAKESQRHISIKDIKLMSKAITRIYPHILKVGVITENKDELTAARELFKEGILDCIQLHSLNPHTPNQYASFDLKEADFNFYACINFENIQDYPKDCISPFILLDSKSIDKGGSGKSIDIKELEKLKDMGKELFIAGGIGIDNIDEFLRLKPKMLDINSKIELSVGKKDRVKLKEIVQKIKNLSKETK from the coding sequence ATGACAGAGGTCTTGGAAAAAATAGCCCACAAAAGGGGAGAGAAAATTCAAAAACTTGGTTTTGGTTTTGGCTTCTCCATTCCCTCAGAGCGGAAAGTTCCTCTGTCTCCTTGTTTTGAATCAAACTTACCATTAATAATTGCAGAAATCAAACGAGCCTCGCCCTCAGCAGGTCATATCGGAGAAATCCCCGATCCTGTTTTACTTGCTAAAAACTATATCAATAACGGCGCTAAAGTAATTTCTGTTCTGACTGAAGAAGATCATTTTGGTGGCAGCCTCAAAGATCTGATGGAAGTTAAAAATGCCTTTAAAAATATCAGCGTATTGCGAAAAGACTTTATCCAATATCCTGAAGAAATAAAAATCTCTTATTTAGCAGGTGCAGATCTTGTGCTTTTGATTGTAGCAATGTTTATGGAAAACGAGCAAAAAGAGGCTGTGTTTAAAGAAATCCTATTGGAATGCCAAAAATATTCCCTCACCCCACTCATAGAAATCCATAATGAACAAGAATGCCAATTTGCACTTAAATACAACCCAAGTCTTTTGGGCATAAATTCTAGAAATCTGCGAACCTTTGAGATTGATAAAAACAAAGCGCTTCATCTGAAAACAAAAATTCCAAAATCGATTAAAACCATATTTGAATCAGGCATACAATCAAGTTTTGACGGATATCTTGCTGGAACTTTCGGATTTGATGGGATACTTTGTGGAAGTTATCTTGTAAAATCTCAAGACAAAAACGAAAATCTCCCTAATCTCATCAAAGCCTATACAAAGGCTCAAAATCATCAAAATCTTTTCTATCCAAAAGTATTTAAATCAATTTATGAGAACTCTTTTCCACTAGTAAAAATCTGTGGCATAACTGATCTTGACGACGCATTTAGTGCAGCAGAATCAGGAGCAGATATGATCGGTTTTATTCTAGCTAAAGAAAGCCAAAGACATATTTCTATCAAAGACATCAAATTGATGAGCAAAGCTATTACAAGAATTTATCCTCATATCCTAAAAGTTGGGGTAATTACTGAAAACAAAGATGAGCTTACAGCTGCTAGAGAGCTTTTTAAAGAAGGAATTCTTGATTGCATCCAACTCCATTCGCTCAATCCCCACACTCCCAATCAATACGCCTCTTTTGATCTCAAAGAAGCAGATTTTAATTTTTATGCTTGTATCAATTTTGAAAATATCCAAGATTATCCCAAAGATTGCATTTCTCCTTTTATTCTCCTTGATTCTAAATCCATAGACAAAGGAGGGAGTGGTAAGAGCATTGACATCAAAGAGCTTGAAAAGCTTAAAGATATGGGAAAAGAACTCTTTATTGCAGGAGGAATCGGGATTGATAATATTGATGAATTTCTCCGTTTAAAACCAAAAATGCTTGATATTAATTCAAAAATTGAACTTTCTGTGGGCAAAAAGGATAGAGTAAAACTTAAAGAAATTGTCCAAAAAATCAAAAATCTTTCGAAGGAAACCAAATGA
- the trpB gene encoding tryptophan synthase subunit beta, with amino-acid sequence MKKIPLKSKNKFFGDTKQGYFGGQYIPEILRPALLELEEAYKKIFSSKAYKQELKDLSKHFIGRPTPLIYAQNASQILNNEIYLKFEGLANTGAHKINNALGQVLLAKKMGKKRVIAETGAGQHGLAVASACAKLKMECEIYMGEIDAERQKPNVFNMELFGAKVVEVTSGSKTLKDAVNETLRVWSKRNSDTFYVLGSALGPYPYPDLVRDLQSIIGKEVKQQCKDYFKGLPDYLVACVGGGSNSIGFFAPFLNEKNISLIGVEAGGIGKKIGQHAARMDKESSGRIGIAQGYKSIFLQNKEGQLCSTHSISAGLDYAGIGPQLAYLGSIGRIEFISAKDEEALEALKFFAKNEGIIPALESSHALAGAIKISQKIKNKKIIINVSGRGDKDIFITAKALNSENWVNFLEKEVKRIKGLE; translated from the coding sequence ATGAAAAAAATACCCTTAAAATCCAAAAATAAATTTTTTGGTGATACGAAACAAGGGTATTTCGGAGGTCAATATATACCCGAAATCCTTCGACCTGCTCTTTTAGAATTAGAAGAGGCGTATAAAAAAATTTTCTCATCCAAAGCCTATAAACAAGAACTCAAAGATTTGTCCAAGCATTTTATTGGACGTCCCACACCTCTTATCTATGCTCAAAATGCTTCACAAATCCTCAACAATGAGATTTATTTGAAATTCGAAGGGCTTGCTAATACCGGAGCGCATAAGATCAACAATGCCTTAGGACAAGTATTGCTTGCTAAAAAAATGGGTAAAAAACGCGTTATTGCCGAAACAGGTGCAGGACAACACGGATTGGCGGTAGCATCTGCGTGTGCAAAATTGAAAATGGAATGCGAAATTTATATGGGAGAAATCGATGCTGAGAGACAAAAACCCAATGTATTTAATATGGAACTTTTTGGGGCAAAAGTCGTTGAAGTAACTTCAGGAAGTAAAACACTCAAAGATGCTGTAAATGAAACTTTACGAGTCTGGAGTAAAAGAAATTCAGATACTTTTTATGTATTAGGCAGCGCTTTGGGTCCCTATCCATATCCTGATCTTGTACGCGATCTCCAAAGCATCATCGGAAAAGAAGTCAAACAACAATGCAAAGATTATTTCAAAGGACTTCCAGACTATTTAGTCGCTTGCGTCGGTGGAGGAAGCAATTCCATAGGATTTTTTGCTCCTTTTTTAAATGAAAAAAACATTTCATTAATCGGCGTTGAAGCTGGCGGGATTGGTAAAAAAATTGGGCAACACGCTGCAAGAATGGATAAAGAAAGCTCTGGACGGATTGGGATCGCTCAAGGCTACAAAAGCATTTTTCTTCAAAATAAAGAAGGGCAGCTCTGTTCCACTCATTCCATCAGCGCAGGGCTTGATTATGCCGGAATTGGTCCTCAACTCGCTTATCTAGGTAGTATAGGACGAATCGAATTCATAAGCGCAAAAGATGAAGAAGCACTAGAAGCTCTAAAATTTTTCGCTAAAAATGAAGGAATCATTCCTGCACTAGAATCTTCCCACGCTCTTGCAGGTGCCATAAAAATCTCTCAAAAAATAAAAAATAAAAAAATTATAATCAATGTTTCTGGACGAGGAGATAAAGACATTTTTATAACAGCCAAAGCACTCAACTCTGAAAATTGGGTGAATTTTTTGGAAAAAGAAGTCAAACGCATCAAAGGATTAGAATGA
- a CDS encoding UDP-N-acetylmuramate dehydrogenase: MSKTIDFSKYSSIRVGASLPVRVIENFEQNIQDLKIIGYANNLLVSPEARNIAILGECYDYILDRGDVLEAGGAVSSRKIYRYFKDFDLSGLEFLSALPGSVGGLVKMNAGMKEYEIKNILDSVCINGEWRQIRDLKMDYRNSGIDGIIFAARFKKVSGFKKELLEVFNLMRSTHPKKPSCGSCFKNPQGNFAGKLLESVGLKGYNIGGMSFSKEHANFLINLGGGTFEEALNLIDLGKKRVFEAYGIHLKEEVVIIR, encoded by the coding sequence ATGAGCAAAACAATTGATTTTTCAAAATACTCAAGCATTAGGGTTGGCGCATCTTTACCTGTCAGAGTGATTGAGAATTTTGAACAAAATATTCAAGATTTAAAAATCATAGGCTATGCCAATAATCTGTTGGTTTCTCCTGAAGCTCGCAATATAGCTATTTTAGGGGAATGTTACGATTATATTTTGGATAGGGGAGATGTGCTTGAGGCTGGAGGGGCTGTGAGTAGTCGAAAGATTTATCGTTATTTTAAGGATTTTGATTTAAGCGGTTTAGAATTTTTATCTGCCTTACCTGGGAGTGTTGGGGGTCTTGTAAAAATGAATGCAGGTATGAAAGAATATGAAATCAAAAATATTTTGGATTCTGTGTGTATAAATGGAGAATGGAGACAGATTCGGGATTTGAAAATGGATTATCGCAATAGTGGCATCGATGGAATTATTTTTGCAGCCAGATTTAAAAAAGTATCAGGTTTTAAAAAAGAATTACTTGAAGTTTTTAATTTGATGCGTTCAACTCATCCTAAAAAACCTAGCTGTGGGAGCTGTTTTAAAAACCCTCAGGGAAATTTTGCGGGAAAATTATTGGAATCTGTAGGATTAAAGGGGTATAATATAGGCGGAATGAGTTTTTCCAAAGAACATGCGAATTTTTTGATTAATTTAGGTGGAGGCACATTTGAAGAAGCGCTTAATTTAATCGATTTAGGAAAAAAAAGAGTGTTTGAGGCATATGGAATTCATCTTAAAGAAGAGGTTGTCATAATCAGATAA
- the fliQ gene encoding flagellar biosynthesis protein FliQ yields the protein MESQLMGLAIETYKITLIISLPILLAGLIVGLLVSIFQATTQINEMTLSFVPKILAVIGVIILTMPWMLNMLLDYTKMLINLIPKFVL from the coding sequence ATGGAATCACAATTGATGGGATTGGCGATAGAAACTTACAAAATCACTCTGATCATATCTTTGCCCATACTTTTAGCAGGACTTATTGTGGGACTTTTGGTTAGTATTTTTCAAGCGACTACCCAAATCAATGAGATGACTTTATCTTTTGTTCCTAAGATTTTAGCTGTCATTGGCGTGATTATTCTTACAATGCCTTGGATGCTTAATATGCTCTTGGATTATACGAAAATGCTTATAAATCTTATCCCAAAATTTGTGTTATGA
- the trxA gene encoding thioredoxin, with the protein MGKYIELNKENFDATTKSGVAVVDFWAPWCGPCRMLAPVIDELAEEYEGKVAICKVNTDEQDELSAKFGIRSIPTILFMKNGEVVDQVIGATSKQALKEKIDSIS; encoded by the coding sequence ATGGGTAAATATATTGAACTTAATAAAGAAAACTTTGATGCAACCACTAAAAGCGGTGTTGCTGTCGTTGATTTTTGGGCACCTTGGTGCGGTCCTTGCAGAATGCTTGCTCCAGTAATAGACGAATTAGCCGAAGAATATGAGGGCAAGGTCGCTATTTGTAAAGTCAATACCGATGAACAAGACGAGCTTTCAGCAAAATTTGGAATTAGAAGTATTCCTACGATTTTATTTATGAAAAATGGGGAAGTAGTCGATCAAGTAATCGGTGCTACCTCCAAACAGGCTCTCAAAGAAAAAATTGATTCTATCTCTTAA
- a CDS encoding tautomerase family protein: MPYVDIKVGGKLSAEQKREIAKDVSDSLERVAFKPKASVYVSFTEFERDSFAKGENLLSDLDKLAKKNPKN; this comes from the coding sequence ATGCCTTATGTTGATATCAAAGTCGGGGGTAAATTGAGCGCTGAACAAAAGCGTGAAATTGCAAAAGATGTTTCAGATTCTTTAGAGAGGGTTGCATTTAAACCTAAAGCGAGTGTTTATGTGAGTTTTACAGAGTTTGAAAGAGATAGTTTTGCCAAAGGGGAAAATCTTTTGAGTGATTTGGATAAATTAGCAAAAAAGAATCCTAAAAACTAA
- the traF gene encoding conjugal transfer protein TraF, translating into MKRVSKVILIGSLLGSGVDALEFGGMGNISASMGGAGVALRNSQWALYYNPALLGMDKKSRIAYSFGVSVKEKNLLSLATVDYENLQKMPNRVGGIFGGGAIQASNVAGAAVTSKPLDMSGIFGDVLKNVNFGSVSGLTSTVDVQNFMENILSASGGTQTQIDAVKNATSLNDAANAFKNALMPGGNLNDQGANAFDKLKGSILEAVDKTGGDTGIFKNIIQNVQPDQLGGLAELLAKTDKNSISLGDLLTTIGGVTISKGDDPQMNRFIQDVYTIQNTLKQNNLDVATQNGLVFQIGGNGPDARGAIAFGIFGSAFASASATFDPTHNQIIIDTDGNYVKVNIDGSSISLNGSTKSDYDNYSLLSSTANHQIHGTGILLSEIPIGYGQAFSTPIGNFSIGLTGKYIFSMGYGLDRSGSFDSIANGFQDMNLRNGTKQQTFGIDFGFLYNYKAFSLGLVGKDLNEPVLRINDNHKVVLNSQLRAGLSYEWKILSIAVDMDLKPNHTLSYLSPENQMVGGGVMLDLKYIDFRFGSMYDLKSRTGEGIIFTGGINILGFLDLAVQSNTKLTNVGDYKIPSYLSVKLGGGFSW; encoded by the coding sequence ATGAAGAGGGTTTCTAAGGTTATTTTGATAGGGTCATTATTGGGGAGCGGGGTTGATGCTTTGGAATTTGGAGGAATGGGAAATATTTCTGCCAGTATGGGCGGTGCAGGCGTAGCTTTGAGGAATTCTCAATGGGCGTTGTATTATAATCCGGCCTTGCTTGGAATGGATAAGAAATCAAGAATTGCTTATAGTTTTGGGGTTTCAGTTAAAGAAAAAAATCTTTTATCGCTTGCGACTGTAGATTATGAAAATTTGCAAAAAATGCCCAATAGAGTCGGGGGTATTTTTGGTGGAGGAGCTATTCAAGCAAGTAATGTTGCAGGGGCTGCTGTGACTTCTAAACCTCTTGATATGAGCGGTATTTTCGGCGATGTGCTTAAGAATGTAAATTTTGGAAGTGTTTCAGGTTTGACTTCAACCGTGGATGTTCAAAATTTTATGGAAAATATTCTTTCTGCGAGCGGGGGAACTCAAACTCAAATTGATGCAGTCAAAAATGCTACGAGTCTAAACGATGCTGCAAATGCTTTTAAAAATGCTTTAATGCCCGGAGGGAACTTGAATGATCAAGGGGCAAACGCTTTTGATAAGCTTAAGGGAAGCATCTTAGAAGCGGTTGATAAAACCGGTGGGGACACAGGTATATTCAAAAATATTATTCAAAATGTTCAGCCTGATCAGCTTGGGGGCTTAGCGGAATTGCTTGCAAAAACAGACAAAAATTCAATTAGTTTAGGAGATCTTTTGACAACGATTGGGGGCGTTACCATATCTAAAGGCGATGATCCTCAGATGAATCGTTTTATCCAAGATGTTTATACGATTCAAAATACGCTCAAACAAAATAATCTTGATGTTGCTACGCAGAATGGATTGGTGTTTCAGATAGGTGGAAATGGTCCAGATGCTAGAGGGGCGATAGCATTTGGAATCTTTGGCAGTGCTTTTGCTTCAGCAAGTGCTACATTTGATCCTACCCATAATCAAATCATTATTGATACTGATGGAAATTATGTGAAAGTGAATATTGATGGCAGTTCTATCAGTCTTAATGGTTCCACTAAAAGTGACTATGACAATTATTCACTTCTAAGCAGTACTGCTAACCATCAAATACACGGAACAGGAATTCTTTTAAGTGAGATTCCTATCGGATATGGTCAAGCATTTTCAACACCTATTGGAAATTTTAGTATTGGTCTTACCGGAAAATATATTTTCAGTATGGGTTATGGTTTAGATAGGAGCGGTTCTTTTGATTCTATTGCCAATGGATTCCAAGATATGAATTTAAGAAATGGTACCAAACAGCAGACTTTTGGGATAGACTTTGGTTTTTTGTATAATTATAAGGCTTTTAGTTTAGGGCTTGTTGGAAAAGATTTAAATGAGCCCGTACTAAGAATTAATGATAATCATAAAGTTGTTTTAAATTCTCAATTGCGTGCAGGTCTTTCATATGAATGGAAGATTTTATCCATTGCTGTGGATATGGATTTGAAGCCAAATCATACACTTTCTTATTTATCTCCGGAAAATCAAATGGTCGGTGGAGGAGTAATGCTTGATCTAAAGTATATTGATTTTAGATTTGGATCAATGTATGATTTAAAAAGTCGAACTGGTGAGGGAATTATATTTACAGGAGGCATTAACATTTTAGGTTTCTTAGATCTAGCTGTGCAATCCAATACAAAATTGACAAATGTAGGGGATTATAAGATTCCAAGTTATCTGAGCGTAAAGCTTGGCGGAGGATTTAGCTGGTAA
- the trpA gene encoding tryptophan synthase subunit alpha, producing MKNIQLMGHIIGGYPNKETSIKSGLGICNGGADFLEIQFPFSDPNADGPVIENACDVALKNGFKIEDGFDIAHSLSKNTKTQILIMTYANIIFVYGIEKFIKKAKKCGIKGLIIPDLPFESDEGLRKIAKIHKINIIELIAPGMNAKRIQKLSKTSAEFIYVVARSGTTGSETQIQESLFEWIDFVRKNSNKKIALGFGIRSKAQIQALKNKVDIIVAGSYFVEKITALRSNENIEKALELHTSNLISF from the coding sequence ATGAAAAATATTCAATTGATGGGGCATATCATTGGAGGGTATCCCAATAAAGAAACTAGCATTAAATCCGGTCTTGGAATCTGTAATGGAGGAGCAGATTTTTTAGAAATCCAATTTCCATTTTCTGACCCCAATGCCGATGGTCCTGTGATTGAAAATGCGTGTGATGTTGCATTGAAAAATGGATTTAAAATTGAAGATGGATTTGATATTGCACATTCACTCTCCAAAAACACAAAAACACAAATCCTAATTATGACCTATGCGAATATTATTTTTGTCTATGGAATAGAAAAATTTATCAAAAAAGCGAAGAAATGCGGAATCAAAGGACTCATCATTCCTGATTTGCCTTTTGAAAGTGATGAAGGATTGAGAAAGATCGCAAAAATTCACAAGATCAACATCATTGAACTGATTGCACCTGGAATGAATGCTAAACGCATTCAAAAACTCTCTAAAACTTCTGCAGAGTTTATTTATGTCGTCGCTAGAAGCGGGACTACCGGAAGTGAAACCCAAATACAAGAATCCTTATTTGAATGGATTGATTTCGTAAGAAAAAATTCAAATAAAAAAATTGCCTTGGGATTTGGTATCCGTTCCAAAGCCCAAATACAAGCACTCAAAAATAAAGTAGATATCATCGTAGCAGGAAGCTATTTTGTAGAAAAAATCACTGCATTAAGATCAAATGAAAATATAGAGAAAGCCCTTGAATTGCATACATCTAATCTCATCTCATTTTAA